Proteins from a genomic interval of Rosa chinensis cultivar Old Blush chromosome 2, RchiOBHm-V2, whole genome shotgun sequence:
- the LOC121051347 gene encoding secreted RxLR effector protein 161-like yields MEQSKKGFLPVRHGIHLSKKMCPQTIEEVQKMSKIPYASVIGSLMYAMLCTRPDISYGVSITSRYQSNPGLEHWNAVKNILKYLRRTKDLFLVYGGGDLQSELQVEAYTDSDFQSDVNDRKSTSGFVFTLNGGAVNWRSCKQSVTADSTTEAEYIAASDAAKEAVWIKKFITELDVVPTIESPIPLYCDNNGAIAQAKEPRSHQKSKHIERRFLIIREIVNRGDINILKVESTDNISDPFTKPLSQAKLEQHLEKMGVRFMADWV; encoded by the coding sequence ATGGAACAATCTAAGAAGGGTTTTCTGCCTGTCAGACATGGCATTCACCTTTCTAAGAAAATGTGCCCACAAACGATTGAGGAAGTGCAAAAGATGAGCAAGATCCCATATGCATCTGTAATAGGGAGCCTCATGTATGCGATGCTATGCACAAGACCTGATATCAGTTATGGCGTAAGCATAACTAGTCGATATCAGTCCAATCCAGGTTTAGAACACTGGAATGCTGTTAAGAATATCCTTAAGTACTTGAGAAGGACTAAAGATTTATTCCTCGTTTATGGAGGTGGTGATTTGCAATCAGAGTTGCAAGTGGAAGCATACACAGACTCAGATTTTCAATCTGATGTGAATGACAGAAAATCCACATCAGGGTTTGTCTTCACCTTGAATGGAGGTGCAGTAAATTGGAGAAGCTGCAAACAAAGCGTTACTGCAGATTCCACTACTGAGGCAGAATACATTGCAGCATCTGATGCTGCAAAGGAAGCAGTTTGGATAAAAAAGTTCATCACTGAACTTGATGTTGTTCCTACCATTGAGTCACCAATTCCACTTTATTGTGACAACAATGGGGCAATTGCTCAAGCCAAGGAACCAAGGTCTCATCAAAAATCCAAACACATCGAAAGACGCTTCCTTATCATAAGGGAGATTGTTAATCGTGGAGACATTAACATTCTCAAAGTAGAATCTACTGATAACATATCGGATCCATTCACTAAGCCTTTATCACAAGCAAAGCTAGAACAACATCTTGAGAAGATGGGTGTACGTTTCATGGCTGATTGGGTTTAG